ACTCACGTTATCTCCTGATAAGGCTTTAATAGTATAACGTGAGTGATGGATAAGATCAGTCGTTATCTCAAGCCGCGCGGGGTGAGGAGGCATTTATGCCGTCAAGAAGCCTTATATGGGACTTCAGCTTTTTTTCCAAGGCTTCGAGACGATGCTTACGCATCTCCTCAGCCCGAACGGATCCTGGATATCGGCGGGTTTCTATGTAATCTTTCTCTATAAAACTCACGTTAATACAAATGAAGTCGATATCGTAGCGATTAGATAAAGTGAGTTGAGAAAATATCCAACTAAAATTTGCTGTAATCTAGTGATAATTCAGAGACGTAAATTCTTATATTAGACTTTTTGCAAGAGCTGTCTCTTTAGTCCTGGTCTAGCATTGCAAATGTTCTAGTATGACTCAATTTAATGCACGTTAACTCTACTCCATGTCAATGTTTTCGTCATTTCCCTAAAACAAAGCAATCAGGTTATGCAAATGAGGGCTGCTCTTAAGAGTTAGATATATTACTACTTGCTTCATCATGAATTTCAGATTTTTTGGGAGCACCTTTAAAAAAGGTTAAACCTATAAAGATTAAAAATAATAATCCAACAACATTACAATAGATGGCAAAATGCAAATTATTGTGATGTTCATAAAACAGGTTAGCTATTTCTATTCCAATAGCCCCGATGATCATAATGCTTAGGCTGATTAATGCAGATGCTGTTCCCTTGCTTACCGAAGTCACAAATAAACAATACCTGTTCAAGGGGGCATTAATCACACTCAATGAGAAGAAGTAAACTATGATTCCTGGTATCAAATACAAATAATTATTGCCATAGAAATAAGGGAGGAGAGCTGTCAGAGCAAGCCCCACTACCATTATGATACAACCTATAAAAATAATTCGCTCGATTTTATATTTATAAGTTAAATGATGTAAGCACCAGTTTCCCAAAATTGTTGCTCCAAAGATGGGTAGTTGCCATAGACCATATTGAATTACAGTCAATTTTGCTTCGGCAATTAATATGATTGGTGCCAGAGCAATCCAGGCGATACAGGGGATCCCTACAAGACCTTCTGCTATTGCACTAAAACAAAAGGCAGGATTAGATAATAATGCTTTATAATTTTGAATTATGGAGTTCAGTGAGAACGGTGTTTTAGGTATAATCTGACCGTCTTTTTTTATCTCTCCTATCGGTTCTGGCATAAATCGCCATAATCCCCAATAGGCTAAAAGAGCCCCCAAAGCGATAATAATAAAAATTAAACGCCAGGATGCATAATGAATGATTATGGCTCCCAATAGTGGCCCTAACAATGGAGCTAATATTGCGGCATTAGCCATGATTGCAATTAATCGAATAGCGTCCATTTCCTCAAATATTTCTTGAATGGTTGCATAACCTATTACACCGATGAAGCACAACCCCATTCCTTGGAAAAATCGGGCGATTAAAAATTGATTCATGGAGTGTGAGCTTGCAATTAAAAGAGTGAATAGAAAAAACAAGCACGATCCTATTAACATCATAGGTCTTCTGCCATAAGCATCTGATAGTGGACCAAGTATAAGCTGCAAACTGGCTCCTCCCAGTACATAGACAGTTAGAGAAGTGGCAACAATACTTTCGGGCGCGTTGAATGATTTAACAACATTGATCATACCTGGCATGATCATGTCATTGGCTATGTAAGTCAAAAACTCATATAAAACTAAGAAGCAAGCAAAGATAATGGCCTGTCTGTATGAAATTTTAATTAGTGGTTCAGACATAGCATTAACCCTGAATCAATTGTTTCTAAAAGGCGGTCTAACAGTATATACGTTTATTTCATAATTTGGTAGAAAATCTGATAAATTTTTCTGTAAGTAATATAGAACTTGCAATATACAGAGAATAAATCTGTACAATAGTAACTGCAACTTAAAGTTTGTTTACGGCAAGTCTACCATTTGATAAGATTTGCTTAC
Above is a genomic segment from Legionella pneumophila subsp. pascullei containing:
- a CDS encoding MFS transporter, translating into MSEPLIKISYRQAIIFACFLVLYEFLTYIANDMIMPGMINVVKSFNAPESIVATSLTVYVLGGASLQLILGPLSDAYGRRPMMLIGSCLFFLFTLLIASSHSMNQFLIARFFQGMGLCFIGVIGYATIQEIFEEMDAIRLIAIMANAAILAPLLGPLLGAIIIHYASWRLIFIIIALGALLAYWGLWRFMPEPIGEIKKDGQIIPKTPFSLNSIIQNYKALLSNPAFCFSAIAEGLVGIPCIAWIALAPIILIAEAKLTVIQYGLWQLPIFGATILGNWCLHHLTYKYKIERIIFIGCIIMVVGLALTALLPYFYGNNYLYLIPGIIVYFFSLSVINAPLNRYCLFVTSVSKGTASALISLSIMIIGAIGIEIANLFYEHHNNLHFAIYCNVVGLLFLIFIGLTFFKGAPKKSEIHDEASSNISNS